One genomic region from Lathamus discolor isolate bLatDis1 chromosome 9, bLatDis1.hap1, whole genome shotgun sequence encodes:
- the BRCC3 gene encoding lys-63-specific deubiquitinase BRCC36, giving the protein MAVQAVYLEADAFLVCLNHALSTEKEEVMGLCIGEVDTSRIVHIHSVIILRRSDKRKDRVEISPEQLSAASTEAERLAEMTGRPMRVVGWYHSHPHITVWPSHVDVRTQAMYQMMDQGFVGLIFSCFIEDKNTKTGRILYTCFQSIQAQKSSEYERIEIPIHVVPHETIGKVCLESAVELPKILCQEEQDAYRRIHSLTHLDSVTKIHNGSVFTKNLCSQMSAISGPLLQWLEDRLEQNKQRVQDLQQEKEQLLEELAALE; this is encoded by the exons ATGGCTGTGCAGGCGGTGTATCTGGAGGCTGACGCCTTCTTGGTGTGCCTGAACCATGCGCTGAGCACTGAGAAGGAGGAGGTCATGGGGCTCTGCATCGGCGAG GTTGACACCAGCCGGATCGTGCACATCCACTCTGTGATCATCCTGCGCCGCTCGGATAAGAGAAAAGACCGTGTAGAAATCTCACCAGAGCAGCTTTCGGCTGCCTCTACTGAAGCAGAGA GGTTGGCTGAAATGACAGGACGTCCCATGAGAGTTGTGGGCTGGTATCACTCTCATCCTCACATTACTGTCTGGCCATCACATGTTG ATGTCCGCACGCAAGCCATGTATCAGATGATGGACCAAGGTTTTGTAGGGCTTatcttttcctgcttcattGAGGACAAAAACACAAAG ACAGGCAGGATTCTCTACACCTGTTTCCAGTCCATTCAGGCCCAAAAGAGCTCAGA ATATGAAAGGATCGAAATTCCTATTCATGTTGTTCCCCATGAAACCATTGGGAAGGTGTGTCTGGAATCAGCTGTAGAGCTGCCCAAGATCCTTTGCCAAGAAGAACAAGATGCTTACAGAAGAATTCACAG CCTCACCCATCTAGACTCCGTAACCAAGATTCATAATGGCTCAG TGTTCACAAAGAACCTCTGCAGCCAGATGTCAGCCATCAGTGGGCCACTGCTTCAGTGGCTGGAGGACAGACTAGAGCAGAACAAACAGCGGGTGCAGGAtctgcagcaggagaaagagCAGCTCCTGGAGGAACTCGCTGCTTtagaatga
- the ZC4H2 gene encoding zinc finger C4H2 domain-containing protein isoform X1 yields the protein MFFLSPPAPPPAFCTFHGRFKSGVKSMADEQEIMCKLESIKEIRNKTLQMEKIKARLKAEFEALESEERHLKEYKQEMDLLLQEKMAHVEELRLIHADINVMENTIKQSENDLNKLLESTRRLHEEYKPLKEHVDALRMTLGLQRLPDLCEEEEKLSLDYFEKQKAEWQTEPQEPPIPESLAAAAAAAQQLQVARKQDTRQTATFRQQPPPMKACLSCHQQIHRNAPICPLCKAKSRSRNPKKPKRKQDE from the exons atgttttttctttctccccccgctccccccccgGCATTTTGTACATTTCACGGGAGGTTTAAATCGGGAGTGAAGAGCATGGCAGATGAGCAAGAGATTATGTGCAAACTCGAGAGCATCAAGGAGATCAG GAATAAGACTTTgcagatggaaaaaataaaggcacgactgaaagcagaatttgaaGCCCTGGAGTCTGAGGAGAGGCACCTGAAAGAATACAAGCAGGAAATGGACCTGCTGCTGCAAGAGAAGATGGCCCACGTGGAGGAGCTGCGGCTGATCCATGCTGATATTAATGTG ATGGAGAATACTATCAAGCAGTCTGAGAACGACCTCAACAAGCTCCTGGAATCTACTCGTCGCCTGCATGAGGAGTACAAACCCCTGAAGGAGCACGTAGATGCTTTGCGGATGACTCTGGGATTGCAGAGGCTGCCAGATCTatgtgaggaggaagagaaactgTCCCTTGA ctactttgaaaagcagaaggcGGAATGGCAGACAGAACCACAGGAGCCTCCCATCCCAGagtctctggctgcagctgcagcagctgcccagcagctccaagtGGCCAGGAAACAAGATACCAGACAGACAGCAACTTTCAGACAACAGCCACCTCCAATGAAG GCGTGTTTATCGTGTCACCAACAAATTCATCGGAACGCACCCATCTGTCCCCTCTGCAAAGCGAAGAGCCGCTCTCGGAATCCCAAAAAGCCCAAGAGGAAACAGGATGAATGA
- the ZC4H2 gene encoding zinc finger C4H2 domain-containing protein isoform X2 codes for MEKIKARLKAEFEALESEERHLKEYKQEMDLLLQEKMAHVEELRLIHADINVMENTIKQSENDLNKLLESTRRLHEEYKPLKEHVDALRMTLGLQRLPDLCEEEEKLSLDYFEKQKAEWQTEPQEPPIPESLAAAAAAAQQLQVARKQDTRQTATFRQQPPPMKACLSCHQQIHRNAPICPLCKAKSRSRNPKKPKRKQDE; via the exons atggaaaaaataaaggcacgactgaaagcagaatttgaaGCCCTGGAGTCTGAGGAGAGGCACCTGAAAGAATACAAGCAGGAAATGGACCTGCTGCTGCAAGAGAAGATGGCCCACGTGGAGGAGCTGCGGCTGATCCATGCTGATATTAATGTG ATGGAGAATACTATCAAGCAGTCTGAGAACGACCTCAACAAGCTCCTGGAATCTACTCGTCGCCTGCATGAGGAGTACAAACCCCTGAAGGAGCACGTAGATGCTTTGCGGATGACTCTGGGATTGCAGAGGCTGCCAGATCTatgtgaggaggaagagaaactgTCCCTTGA ctactttgaaaagcagaaggcGGAATGGCAGACAGAACCACAGGAGCCTCCCATCCCAGagtctctggctgcagctgcagcagctgcccagcagctccaagtGGCCAGGAAACAAGATACCAGACAGACAGCAACTTTCAGACAACAGCCACCTCCAATGAAG GCGTGTTTATCGTGTCACCAACAAATTCATCGGAACGCACCCATCTGTCCCCTCTGCAAAGCGAAGAGCCGCTCTCGGAATCCCAAAAAGCCCAAGAGGAAACAGGATGAATGA